The following are encoded together in the Culex pipiens pallens isolate TS chromosome 1, TS_CPP_V2, whole genome shotgun sequence genome:
- the LOC120432550 gene encoding 39S ribosomal protein L40, mitochondrial translates to MSLLRSLLRAPLAPSKFFLTHSLHTAAGPSCFRFTPALFAEPLKKKRKIDPQVLKQREDRKRKRLEKQIRRLEKNARQLKPVEDLQVPIELLDQQAQRRRTQGVKVTPAMQDERVLLEKQWAKFKMQEKLGDYQLIDRVLAAQTKALNELRFESEALYQAAIQPDLALVPLKAVGPVATPPIRGYEMPDGEYIDISKKWE, encoded by the exons ATGTCGTTACTACGTTCTTTGCTGCG gGCTCCCCTTGCACCCTCAAAATTCTTCCTCACGCACTCCCTGCACACCGCAGCCGGACCCAGCTGCTTCCGGTTCACACCGGCCCTGTTCGCAGAACCCCTCAAAAAGAAGCGCAAAATCGACCCCCAGGTCCTGAAGCAGCGCGAAGACCGCAAGCGAAAACGCCTGGAAAAGCAAATCCGCCGTCTGGAGAAAAACGCTCGCCAGCTCAAACCGGTCGAAGACCTGCAGGTTCCGATCGAGCTGCTGGACCAGCAGGCCCAACGCCGGCGGACACAGGGCGTCAAAGTCACGCCCGCGATGCAGGACGAACGGGTGCTGCTGGAGAAGCAGTGGGCCAAGTTCAAGATGCAGGAAAAGCTCGGCGACTATCAGCTGATTGACCGGGTTTTGGCCGCCCAGACAAAGGCCCTGAACGAGCTGCGGTTCGAGTCGGAGGCGCTGTACCAGGCCGCGATTCAGCCGGATTTGGCGCTGGTGCCGCTGAAGGCGGTCGGTCCGGTGGCGACGCCTCCGATTCGGGGGTACGAAATGCCGGACGGCGAGTACATCGACATTTCGAAGAAGTGGGAGTGA
- the LOC120432624 gene encoding heparan sulfate glucosamine 3-O-sulfotransferase 6, with amino-acid sequence MVYKWYANLSNRTIAITIVVCICMLYVSYTFNTCLISSINKTWKKAHTSITTMTTPTEETEAPQIKILGSIVRIVPLTDDSGGFEAKGLLNASDGSPKYRFLRQQGLRPSRHLPDALIIGVKKSGTRALLEFIRLHPDVRAAGCEVHFFDRHYAKGLHWYRHHMPPTIEGQITMEKTPSYFITKEAPKRVYHMNPSTKLLVVVRDPVTRAISDYTQARSKKKDMKRFEELAFLNGTSGGVVDTNWGPVKIGVYAKHLERWLEYFPLSQLIFVSGERLIADPAVEIGRVQDFLGLKRVVNEKHFYFNSTKGFPCLLKSEERSSPHCLGKTKGRNHPKIESQAIERLREFYRPFNLKFYQLTGINFGWP; translated from the exons ATGGTGTACAAATGGTATGCCAATCTGAGTAATCGTACGATCGCGATTACCATCGTCGTCTGTATTTGTATGCTGTACGTGTCCTATACGTTCAACACATGCCTAATATCGAGCATCAACAAAACGTGGAAGAAG GCTCACACGagcattaccacaatgaccacACCAACGGAGGAGACCGAGGCGCCCCAGATCAAAATCCTGGGTTCGATCGTACGGATCGTCCCTCTGACGGACGATAGCGGCGGCTTCGAGGCCAAAGGTTTGCTGAACGCCTCGGACGGATCGCCAAAGTACCGGTTTCTGCGGCAACAGGGTTTACGACCATCGCGACACCTACCGGATGCGCTGATCATCGGCGTCAAAAAGTCCGGAACGCGGGCCCTGCTGGAGTTTATCCGACTTCATCCGGATGTCCGGGCAGCGGGTTGTGAGGTTCACTTCTTCGATCGTCACTACGCCAAAGGGTTACACTGGTACCGCCATCACATGCCACCCACGATAGAAGGTCAAATCACGATGGAGAAAACGCCCAGCTATTTCATAACTAAAGAAGCCCCGAAACGGGTCTACCACATGAACCCCAGCACAAAGCTGCTGGTAGTGGTCCGGGATCCGGTAACCCGCGCGATCTCCGACTACACCCAAGCCCGTAGCAAGAAGAAAGACATGAAACGGTTTGAAGAGCTGGCCTTTCTCAACGGAACCTCCGGCGGGGTCGTCGACACCAACTGGGGACCCGTCAAGATCGGAGTCTACGCCAAACATCTCGAGCGATGGCTCGAGTACTTCCCCCTCTCCCAGCTAATCTTCGTCAGTGGTGAGCGCCTGATCGCTGACCCAGCCGTCGAGATCGGCCGCGTCCAGGACTTTCTCGGCCTCAAGCGGGTCGTCAACGAGAAGCACTTTTACTTCAACTCCACCAAGGGCTTCCCCTGTCTGCTCAAATCTGAGGAACGATCCTCGCCGCACTGCCTAGGCAAGACCAAAGGTCGCAACCACCCCAAAATAGAATCCCAAGCCATCGAGCGACTCCGCGAGTTCTACCGGCCGTTCAACCTCAAGTTCTACCAGCTGACCGGCATAAACTTTGGGTGGCCCTGA